From a region of the Rhinopithecus roxellana isolate Shanxi Qingling chromosome 8, ASM756505v1, whole genome shotgun sequence genome:
- the PGBD2 gene encoding piggyBac transposable element-derived protein 2 translates to MASTSRDVIAGRGIHSKVKSAKLLEVLNAMEEEESNSNREEIFIAPPDNAAGEFTDEDSGDEDNQRGAHLPGSVLHASVLCEDSGTGEDNDDLELQPAKKRQKAVVKPQRIWTKRDIRPDFGSWTASDPHIEDLKSQELSPVGLFELFFDEGTINFIVNETNRYAWQKNVNLSLTAQELKCVLGILILSGYISYPRRRMFWETSPDSHHHLVADAIRRDRFELIFSYLHFADNNELDAGDRFAKVRPLIIRMNCNFQKHAPLEEFYSFGESMCEYFGYRGSKQLHRGKPVRLGYKIWCGTTSRGYLVWFEPSQGTLFTKPDRSLDLGGSMVIKFVDALQERGFLPYHIFFDKVFTSVKLMSILRKKGVKATGTVREYRTERCPLKDPKELRKMKRGSFDYKVDESEEIIVCRWHDSSVVNICSNAVGIEPVRLTSRHSGATKTRTQVHQPSLVKLYQEKVGGVGRMDQNIARYKVKIRGMKWYSSFIGYVIDAALNNAWQLHRICCQDAQVDLLAFRRYVACVYLESNADTTSQGRRSRRLETESRFDMVGHWIIHQDKRTRCALCHSQTNTRCEKCQKGVHAKCFREYHIR, encoded by the exons ATGGCTTCAACATCCAG AGATGTCATTGCTGGGAGAGGTATCCACTCAAAGGTGAAGTCTGCAAAGCTGCTCGAGGTTCTGAATGCTATGGAGGAGGAAGAGTCCAACAGCAACAGGGAAGAGATCTTCATTGCACCTCCCGACAATGCTGCGGGGGAATTCACTGATGAGGACTCAGGTGATGAAGACAACCAGCGAGGTGCTCACCTGCCTGGCAGTGTGCTGCATGCTTCAGTCCTGTGTGAGGACTCTGGCACCGGCGAGGATAATGACGACCTGGAGCTGCAGCCGGCCAAGAAGAGGCAGAAAGCAGTTGTGAAACCTCAGCGCATTTGGACAAAAAGAGATATTCGTCCAGACTTTGGCAGTTGGACGGCATCAGATCCTCATATTGAGGATCTGAAAAGCCAAGAGCTGAGTCCTGTGGGCctttttgagttgttttttgaTGAAGGAACAATTAATTTCATTGTTAATGAAACCAATCGTTATGCTTGGCAGAAGAATGTCAATCTGAGTCTTACGGCTCAGGAATTGAAGTGTGTTTTGGGCATTTTGATTTTAAGTGGGTACATCTCTTACCCAAGGAGAAGGATGTTCTGGGAAACGTCTCCCGATTCACACCATCATCTTGTGGCTGATGCAATCAGAAGGGACAGATTCGAACTCATCTTCTCATACTTACATTTTGCAGATAACAACGAACTTGATGCAGGTGATAGGTTTGCCAAGGTCAGACCTCTCATCATCCGGATGAACTGCAATTTCCAGAAGCACGCACCCTTGGAAGAGTTCTACAGCTTTGGCGAGTCTATGTGTGAGTACTTTGGGTACCGTGGGTCCAAGCAGCTGCACAGGGGGAAGCCTGTGCGACTTGGCTACAAGATTTGGTGTGGGACAACCAGCAGAGGCTACTTGGTGTGGTTCGAGCCCTCACAGGGCACACTTTTTACCAAGCCAGACAGGAGCCTGGATCTAGGAGGCAGTATGGTAATAAAATTTGTGGATGCGCTTCAGGAGCGTGGTTTTCTGCCATATCACATATTTTTTGACAAGGTTTTTACAAGTGTTAAACTGATGTCCATTTTGAGGAAAAAGGGGGTGAAGGCCACAGGAACTGTTCGTGAGTACAGGACTGAGCGATGTCCCCTAAAAGACCCCAAAGAactgagaaaaatgaagaggGGTTCATTTGATTACAAAGTTGATGAGAGTGAGGAGATCATCGTGTGCCGCTGGCACGATAGCAGCGTGGTCAACATCTGCTCCAATGCCGTGGGCATAGAGCCAGTGAGGCTGACCAGTCGTCACTCTGGAGCAACTAAGACGCGGACTCAGGTCCACCAGCCGTCACTGGTGAAGCTGTATCAGGAGAAGGTGGGCGGTGTTGGTAGGATGGACCAGAATATTGCCAGGTACAAGGTGAAGATCCGAGGCATGAAGTGGTACTCAAGCTTTATTGGCTATGTCATTGATGCTGCCCTCAACAATGCGTGGCAGCTGCACAGGATCTGCTGCCAAGATGCCCAGGTGGACCTCCTTGCCTTCCGGAGATACGTCGCCTGTGTGTACCTGGAGAGCAATGCTGACACAACCTCCCAAGGGAGGCGAAGCAGGCGGTTGGAGACTGAGAGCCGCTTTGATATGGTTGGACACTGGATTATCCACCAGGACAAGAGGACCCGATGTGCCCTCTGCCACTCGCAGACCAACACCCGGTGCGAGAAGTGCCAGAAGGGTGTCCATGCCAAGTGCTTCAGGGAGTACCACATCCGGTGA